The Scyliorhinus canicula chromosome 5, sScyCan1.1, whole genome shotgun sequence genome window below encodes:
- the LOC119966580 gene encoding 5-beta-cholestane-3-alpha,7-alpha-diol 12-alpha-hydroxylase-like produces MAYWLPVLLTLAALLLTLLYFLGALRVRRPGEPPLDSGYLPWLGHVLPFRRNTLQFLQRMQRKHGDIFTVQLGGHYITFLMDPLSYGAVVKEARAKLDFEKFAVELVARVFGYQARDEDHKLLNAASSKHLMGDGLVELTRAMMGNLQKLMLQSVAQPGQWKEDGLFHFSYNLVFRAGYLTLFGTQPATESDQQEEEDAAWQRDHQQSDHIFGHFRRYDRLFPRLAYAVLTPKQKLEAEKLKRLFWELLSIQKMGNRENISRWISERQQQMAEQGVEQGMQSRYMFLLLWASQGNTGPSAFWLLLYLIKSPKALGAVRAEIDRILRETGQEAKAGAPPIELTRDMLLRTPVLDSAVDESLRLTAAPMLVRAVLEDTSLQMADGRECWLRKGDRVALFPYLSAHMDPEIHPQPHTFQFDRFLQADGSSRKTDFYKGGKRLKYYNMPWGSGVSMCPGRFFAVNELKQFVFLMLSYFEFELVNPEEDIPPIDCNRWGFGTMQPTHDVQFKYRLRF; encoded by the coding sequence ATGGCTTACTGGCTGCCCGTTCTCCTGACCCTGGCAGCCCTCCTGCTCACCCTGCTGTACTTTCTGGGTGCCCTCAGGGTCCGTCGACCTGGCGAGCCCCCCCTTGACTCCGGCTACCTGCCCTGGCTGGGGCATGTCCTGCCTTTTCGCAGGAACACGTTGCAGTTCCTCCAGCGGATGCAGAGGAAGCACGGTGATATCTTCACCGTGCAGCTGGGGGGCCATTATATCACCTTCCTAATGGACCCCCTGTCCTACGGAGCAGTGGTGAAGGAAGCCCGAGCCAAGCTGGATTTTGAGAAGTTTgcagtggagctggtggcgagggtgtTTGGATACCAGGCGAGGGACGAGGACCACAAGCTGCTGAACGCCGCCAGCAGCAAGCACCTGATGGGGGATGGCCTGGTGGAGCTGACCCGGGCCATGATGGGCAACCTGCAGAAACTGATGCTCCAAAGCGTGGCCCAGCCTGGCCAGTGGAAGGAGGACGGCCTCTTCCACTTCAGTTACAACCTGGTGTTCAGGGCTGGCTACCTGACCCTGTTTGGGACCCAGCCGGCCACTGAGAGTgaccagcaggaggaggaggatgcagcCTGGCAGCGCGACCACCAGCAATCTGACCACATCTTCGGCCATTTTAGGAGGTACGACCGCCTCTTCCCGCGCTTGGCATATGCCGTCTTGACGCCCAAACAGAAGCTGGAGGCTGAGAAGCTCAAGAGGCTTTTCTGGGAGCTGCTCTCCATCCAGAAGATGGGAAACCGGGAGAATATCAGCAGGTGGATCTCCGAGCGTCAGCAGCAGATGGCGGAGCAAGGGGTGGAGCAAGGCATGCAGAGTCGCTACATGTTCCTGCTGCTCTGGGCATCGCAGGGCAACACTGGCCCTTCAGCCTTCTGGCTCCTGCTATACCTTATCAAGTCCCCCAAGGCTCTGGGGGCGGTGCGGGCTGAGATAGACCGGATCCTGCGGGAGACGGGCCAGGAGGCCAAAGCGGGGGCCCCACCCATCGAGCTGACCAGGGACATGCTGCTGAGGACCCCGGTGCTGGACAGCGCAGTGGACGAGAGCCTCCGGCTGACTGCCGCCCCAATGCTGGTCCGGGCCGTGTTGGAGGACACCAGCCTCCAGATGGCGGACGGCAGGGAATGCTGGCTGAGGAAGGGTGACCGGGTGGCCCTCTTCCCTTACCTGTCGGCACACATGGACCCGGAGATCCACCCGCAGCCGCACACCTTCCAGTTTGACCGTTTCCTCCAGGCGGATGGCAGCAGCAGGAAAACCGACTTCTACAAGGGCGGCAAGAGGCTGAAATACTACAACATGCCCTGGGGGTCAGGGGTCAGCATGTGTCCCGGGCGCTTCTTCGCCGTCAATGAGCTCAAGCAGTTTGTCTTCCTCATGCTCAGCTACTTCGAATTTGAGTTGGTGAACCCCGAGGAAGATATCCCTCCCATAGACTGCAACCGCTGGGGGTTCGGAACTATGCAACCCACACACGACGTCCAGTTCAAATACCGCTTGAGGTTttaa